A stretch of DNA from Gemmatimonadota bacterium:
AAAAATCAAAAGGAGATTTTATGAAGGTTCTCGTTACAGGTGCCGCTGGACAGGTCGGTTGCCGGCTGGTGCGCCAGTTGCTCGACCAGAATTGTGAAGTTCGTGGGACCATTCTTTCCGACGATCCCGCGCGCAGCCGTCTCGATGGTGTCGATATTGAGTTGCGCGAGGGAGATTTGACAGATTTATCTTATGTTAAAGATGCCGTCGAGGGCGTGGATGCGGTTATTCATACCGCCAATCTCGTCGGTCCGCATTTTGAACTTAATAACCAGATCAATCTCCAGGTTACACGCGCGTGTGAGGGCGTTGCCGATCGGCTCGAACGCTATGTTTATACCAGTTCTTCGGGTGTGTTTCCCAATAATGGCGAAAATGTTCCGTGTGCTTATCATCCGGTGGATGAATTGCATCCCAAACGGCCGGATGGCGAGTATTCTATGTCCAAGTATTTCGGCGAGGTGATGGCAGAACGCGCTAATCGAGAGACGGGTTTGCGCTATTCTATTGTGCGTCCGAGTCACGTTTTGTCCGGGACCAAGATTTTGAATCAGTTCAGTGTTGCGCGCGTGGTCAATTTGTTGAAGAAAAGCCAGGAAAGACCCGGTACGGAACTCTATATGGCCGATGGGACGGAACTGTGGCACGATATTGAAGCGAAGGCGGCGTCTCCGCAGCAACCGTGTAGTATTACGGATGAGGATGGACGCCCCTGGCTTTATCAGCCGCAGGATGCCCGCGATATTGCCCATTGTCTGGTTTGTGCGCTGAACTCCGGCGCGGCGCTGGGCGAGTCGTTCAATGCCGGCGCGCCAGAGCCATTTCCTTTTACCGAAGGGGCGCGGTTGATTGGAGAAAGAAGAGGGGTTGAGCCGCTTGAGGTCAGAGTTCCCCTCCAGTACATGTATGACCATGCCATTGGCAAGGCCAAGAGTTTGATTGATTATCGTCCGCAAGGCGATTTGAATGCGATGATCGAGTCGGCTTTTGCGTGTGAAGAAGGCGCGACGGACTATACCTGGGATTGAGAAGTTCTAAAGGCGTGTTCTCAAGGCATCTATCAGATTATCTGCTGGTTCGAAGGGCAGTTTTACGGGCCGGTGTTCCAGTGCGCTTGTGTAGATTCCCAGGATGATGTTGAAGTCGCGCAAGGCGAGGTCGAGGTTCAGAGGGTGGACCTTTGCGTCGTCTTCAATCCATTGTAGCATGGCATCTGTCATGGCCGCTTGTCCGAGTATGTCTTCGTCGGGGTATTCGTGCGTGCCCCGTTCTATGTGGCCATCGATACCTGTCTCCCACGACCACATGGTCCAGTGTACATATCCCCGCGTGCCATAGGCGGCGATGCGCTTGTGGACATTGGTGCGATCTTCATTTGTTACGCGCGGGGCAAATGGTCCCGAGATGAGTTGGGCGCGCAGGCCATCGGCGTATTCTATTGCGCCGATGCACTGGTCGGGCGCGAAGTGTTTTTTTGGCGTGTCTTCCAGGCCGTCTGTGCCAGAGGCTTGTCCCATTACTTTTGTGGGGATGCCATCTGGATGGAAGGCGGCGATGGATTGTAGCGCGTGCGTGCCCTGATACGCCAGGTTCATGCCGCAGCTCGCTTCGATAAATCGGATGTCGCCGATTTTTCCTTCCTGTACGATATTTTGCAAATGCTGTCTGCGCGGGTGAAAGTGTAGCTGGTGATTTACCGCGATTTTGGTTTTTGCGGTTGTTGTAAAGTTTTTGATTGCGCGCCAGTCTTCTCCTTGAATTGCTATGGGTTTTTCCACGAGGACAGCGGGTACTCCGGCGTTTTCCGCGGCTTCGAATACTTCCAGTCGCACACTGGGCGGGGTATTTACGTGTACCAGGTCTGGCTGTTCTTTTTCAAACATTTCCCGATAGTCCAAATACCTTATATCGACGTCAAATGTATCGCCAAATGCGTGCAGACTTTCTTCTGTTCGGGTGGAGATTGCGGCGAATTTGCCGTGTGTTACGTGTTGATACGCTTCCGCCAATCCCCGTGCGCGTCCGCCGCTTACGCCGATTATTGCACATTTAAGCATTGATTACTTCCTCCTTTACACTTTATCCCCACGGTTTTAATACGACTTTTGCACACTCGCCCGTGGTTTGCAATTCCCAGGCTTTTTGCACGTCTTCGAGTGAGAATATATGTGAGATCATCCGATTCAATTTGTCTGTGTTTGCGCGGACGACTTGCATGAGTTTTGGTACGTCTTTTAAGTTGTAATGCCAGGAGCCGACGAGTGTGATGCCTTTTCGGATCATGTCTTGGCTGATTCGCAAGGGGGTTTCTTCTCCGCATTCGCCCACGAATGCCACCTGCCCACGCCGTCTCGCAGCGTCGATGCACAACCGGTGTGCAGATACGGCACCCGAGCAATCTACGGCAGCATCTACGCCAATGCCGTTGGTGAGGTCCATTATTTGTTGCAGGGCGTTTTCTTCGAGGGGATCGATTGCTTCGTCTGCGCCCAGTTCGAGTGCTTTTTCGCGCCGATAGGGGTTGATATCTACGGCTATTACACGCGCGCCAAGGTGTTTGCTGTTGATGACGCCTCCAAGTCCCACGGGACCGAGGCCAGTGACCATGAATGTGTCGTAGGCGTTTATTTGCATGCGCTGTATGGCGCCAAATGTGGGTCCCAGACCGCAGCAGGCCATTCCCCCGTGTTCATAAGAGACGTCGTCGGGAATTTTTGGGAGTAGCCAGTCGGGTTTTAAGAGGTACTGCGCCATGGTGGCTCGGCCTTCTTCTCCGCCTGTGAATTCGGCGAAGTTTGCGCTTTGCTGGCAGTGGATGTAATCGCCGCTGATACACAATGGGCATGTACCACACGGATATTGGGGCATTACGGCTACGCGGTCGCCGACTGATACGCGCCCGGGTTGGGCGATTTCGACGACTTCACCGGCTGCTTCGTGTCCCAGAGAGGTGGTTTTTCTGCCGCCTGTAAATCCTTTGTATTCTGTACACATCGGCGCGGCGTGAACTTTTACCAGTGCCCAGTTGTCTTTTGGCTTTGGGTCTGGTACGTCTATTACGCCGCCTTTGCGTTCACCAAATATTGCAGCTACTTTCATTTTTTACCTCCAGAATGGGGTTGACAGAGGTCATGGATCGCTATTCATTCAACAAGCTATAGAATATTTCCAATAATAGATTTCACGGAGAATATCATGGACAAAATCCGAGTTGCATTTATTGGCTGTGGTAATATGTCGTCGCAATTGCAACGGTGCATACCGCTGGTGCCGGAGTTCGAGTTTGTCGCTACTTGCGATCTCGTCGAAGAGAAGGCGAGATCAAATGCGCGCAGGTTCGGTGCACTCCGCTATTATACCGATTACAACGAGATGTTCAAGCATGAAGATCTCCACGCAGTCGCTGTTGTGGGTAGGCCAGAGGACAAATTGCATCGGGATATCGGTATTGCGTGTCTCCAGCAGGGTTATCATATCTATACCGAGAAGCCGCCTGCGACTACCTCTGAGGGTGCGAAGATGCTGGTCGATGCCTCAGTTGCTGCCGGTAAAACAGGGATGGTGGGCACAATGTGGCGGCATGCGCCTGCGCATCAGATTGCCAGAGAGTTGATGGACGATGAGGCGTTCGGCGATGCTTGTCAATACCATACCCGCTACATGGCGCCGGGTCCCCGGTTACAGGAGATGGGATCGCCTTTTGCGTGGCCCTTTATGCTCGATCAGGTTATCCATCCTACTGATTGCATGCGTTTTTTTATGGGGCAGGTCAGCGAGGTTTTTGCGCTGGGTTCTGTTGATGGTGCGTCTGGTACGGTGTCAATATCCGTTAATTTGCGCTATGGGAATGGTGGCATCGGTACGATGACACTCGGTACAGGTCCGGTTTTGGAGGCGATGATTTTTGTCAAGGGTACGAATAGTCAGGCCATTCAGGTGTTTGAGACGCGCAAGTTGCGCCGCTACCGCGTTCCGACATGGCTCGATTCTGGCGGTGGGTACGCCGATACGCCTACCGAAGAATGGGATCTCAATACCGCATTTCACAGCGTTGGTCGTCCGGGCTATCTCGAAGAGATGCAGCATTGGGCACAGTCGCTGCAAGCTGGCACACAGCCTCACTCGAGTCTTGAAGATGCTTATCAGAATATGCGCGTTTTGGAGGCGATTAGCCATAGTGTTGAGACGAGTGAAGTCGTTCAAATTTCCGCATAACCTGTATTAGAGGAATTTTTTATGGACAAACCCATCCGCATGGCCGTGGTCGGTGTTGGGCGCATTGGCGTTTTTCACGCTCGGCATGTTCAGGAGCTCGCCCGGGAAACGGGTGTGTGTGATCTCGTCGCTGTGTCCGATACTTATGGCGATACGGCCAGTCGCGTGGCTGCAGAGCTTCAGGCAGATCAGGCGACTGAGATTCACGCATTTGATGATGTGTCTGATCTCGCTGCGGCAAATTTGATCGATGCTGCGCTTGTTGCGTCGCGCACAGAAGATCATGAACGCGATGCGCGAGTGCTTGTTGACGCGGGTTGTCGCGTGCTTTTGGAGAAGCCGCTGACCCATTCGCTCGCGTCTGCTGAGGCTTTTGTTGCCGATTTGAATCGGGATCCCAGACGGAAAAACGCGCTGATGCTGGCTTTTATGCGCCGGTTTGACGCTCCGTTGTTGAGGGCAAAAGCGTTGTTGGAACAAAACGCCATCGGCAATGTTTTCAAAATTGTTTCGGTGCTGGAGGACCCTATTCCACCGCCGGATGGTTATAATAGCGCGGGTTTGCTCAGCGATATGGCTGTTCACAATTGCGATGAGATTCTCTGGTTGCTCGGCGGTCCTTTGCCGGAATATGTGGCCGCGTTTGGGTCTAATCTTTACAATTGTACTATCAGTACTGTTGAAGAGGATTACGACGATGCTTTTTTACAGATGTGGTTTCCCGGTCGCACAATCGGTCAGGTTATGGTCAGTCGCAATCACGTTGCGGGATATCGCAATGCGACCTGGATTTATGGCGATGGCGGGGTGATTCACGTGGGGCATTTTCAGGAGGATCCGCACAGGGTTGAGGTGGAGGCGTATGGTCCTGATGGTGTGATTTACAAAGAATCCCTCCCTTTGCGGGATTATGGCTCCGATGTGCCCGTGTTTATTACTCGTTTTGGTGAATCTTATAAGAATGAACTCGATTATTTTATTACGCAGTGTATCGACGATGCACCGTTTAGCGTTACGCACGAAGACGGTCTCAGTGCGATGCGCGTTGCCATTGCCGGAGGCGAGGCGATATGTGCCAGGGAAGATGCGAGAAAGGTGTGACATACGTCTAACACGTTACGTCCTTGCCTTCGCTGCCATAGACCGCAAGGCGTTCTTCTGAAGAAATTTCCTCTATGGATCCGGGGATGTAATGCAGTTGCAGGGCGCGGCGACGTCGGTTTGATCGATTCTCCGGGGAGCCGTGGTGCAGCCGCCCGTGCCAGAGCAATACGCCACCGGGTTGCAGGGCTACTGCGGTGATGTGGTTGCGGGCGACGTCGGTGTCGCAGATTTGCCAGTCTCGTCTTTTGAAGTGTACGACGGGACCTGCGCGATGGCTTTGGGGGATGACGTGCATGCATCCATTTTCGGGATCCGCGGGATCGAGGGCAACCCACGCGCTGACGATGCAGGTGTGCCTGGGTACGTTAAAGTAGGCGTGGTCCTGGTGCCAGGGTTTTTCGCGTCCAATGCCGGGCGGTTTTAACATGGCCTGGTTGGCAAATAGTTTGGGCGGTTCCCCCATGATGCGGGTCAAAATATCTATCAGTTGGGGGTCTTCGCCAAATGCGTCCAGTCGCGGATCAAATCCGACAAATCGGGTGAGTTTTCGCACGAGTAGTTCGCGCGCGTGACCCTCTGATCGTTTGACCTGTTTGGCGCGCCCGCGCTCGAATTGTACACCCCTGAATTCGCGATTTTGCCCTGCGATCAATTCTTTTACTGCGGCCATGCCGTCGTTGACCTGTGCGCTGGAATACGCGCTCTGTATTGGCAAAAAGCCCTGTGCGTGAAATTGCGCGATGTGTTCGTCGCTTACTTTTTCAAAGCCGTCAACAGATTCGGCGATGTGGGCGTATTTGTAGAGCGCGGGGTCGTATTCGCCAGGCTCGTACGTATCTTGCAGGTTATCTGTTTTTTCATCCACAACAACCTCCTTTGGAGATTCTTATGCTCGACCTCGAACTTATTGAACCGTCAGAAGTTGACCGCGCTGCCGCTGTTTTTCACCGGGATGGGCTTGCGGTTGTGACGGATGCGCTGACCGATGATCAGTTCGCTTTTCTTGTGGAGGGCGCGCATCGCGTCGTTGCAGAACAGACGAGCGCGGTTCCGCTGGAGAAGGCGAATAGGGGGTTTGCGCGTTATTCGTTTGGTTCGCAGATCCATCACCCCGAATGGGCGATGCTGGTCGATCTGCCTACTATTTTACCTATTATTGAAGCTATTTTCAATAGTAATCAGTTTGTGTGTAGTGGTGCTGGCGGCGATTATTCTCTGCCGGGTGCAAAAATCCAGCATTTGCACCGCGATATGCCCGATTTGATCAATGATCCCGAGCAGCGGGTGACGGTTATGGATGTTCCGGTGCCGTTTATTGTGGTTAATTTTCCGATGATTGATTTTAGTGTGGAGAATGGGGCTACGCGATTTATCCGCGGCACCCATCGCTCGCGCCAGGCGATTCCCGGTTTGGAGGATGAACCCGAGTGGATGAAGAATTCCGTGGCTTGCGCGCCGAGTAAGTCGGCGATTTTTCGAGATGTGCGCTGCTGGCACGGGGGGACGCCCAATATGTCTCGGGATGTGCGTATTATGACGAGTGTGGGCTATTACGCGCCCTGGTTTCGCCGACCTGGACGAGATGGCGAGATGCCCCGCGCGATTTACGATTCTCTGTCAGAGCGCGGTAAAGCGCTGTGTCGGTCTATTGTGGCGTTGGATTGAGAAGGGAGAAAATGCATGAAACTGGTCGTTCTTTCCTATAGTCACCACGGGCGAGGTATGGCGCGTACGGCGCACGGTCTCGGTCACGATATTGTCGGTGTTATGGATGGCGATGCAGGTCCTCGGCAACAGTTGGCAGAGGAGTTCCAGTGCCGTGGGTTCGAGTCGGCGGGTGCGTGTCTCGATGCGTGTCTGCCAGATGCGGCGCTTGTTGCGGGGAAACATGTCGAGATGCCGTCTCATGTGCAAGCATGTGTGGATCGCCGCGTTCCCTATCTTCTGGATAAGCCGTTCGCCGATTGTGCAGATCGCTTGCGCCCCGTTGCAGAGGCTTCGGAGAAGTACGGCGTGTTTAGTGCGCTGGTGCTGCCCAATCGCGCGAGCCGAATTGTCCGCGTGGTGAAAGATATGGTTGCAGATGGTAGTTTGGGCGATCTGGTGCTGTACAGTAGCAGGTTGAATAATGGGCCTCCGTCCCGCTATGATCCGACACCGTCAGCGTGGCACAATGATCCGGGTATTTCCGGTGGCGGTTGCTGGGCAGTCGAGGCGGCGCATGGGATTGATACGTTTTTGCAATTTGTTGGCGATCGGCGTGTTTCCGTTGTTGGCGCAGTGATGTCCAATGCGATGTATAGCCGGGGTGTGGAGGATAGTGGTATTGGTGTGTTGCGGACGGATGACGGTATTACCGGGATCGTTGAGTCTGGTTATTCTTATCCGGCTGGTACGCGCAGTGGGGATCATTTTTTTCGGTTTATCGGTACAAAGGCTTCGGTTTTTGAGCAGTACGGTCGCAATGGCGAGCCTTTGATTGAGGTTCACACGACTGAGGGCGTCCAGTTCAGCGAGGATATTTCGCACGGCGAGCGCATGCAGCGCGTGATGGGCAAAGCGTTAGACGCGAGTCGTGAGGGCAATGCGTTTGAGCCGACGATTGTTGATGCGGTGCGTATTCTCGAGATTCAAGATGCGGTTTACGCCCACGCGCGACAGGGTATGATGACCCACGGTCCGCATCCGATGGGGGCGCAAGGTCTATAAAAAAGAGGAGAGTATCATGTCCAAAACGGCTGTTATTTCAGGGGTCGGCTCTGGTTTAGGTGCCGCGCTGGTGAGGAAGTTTGCAAGCGAAGGCTATCAGGTGGGGTTGTTGGCCCGGTCCCCCGGTTATATCCAGGATCTGGCCGAAGAACTGCTGCAAGAAGGTGTGAAAGCTCTGGCTTTACCCACGGATATCACCGATCCCCAGCAGGTGATCCAGAGTTTTGCCCGGGTGCGCGAGGAACTGGGCCCGGTTGATGTCCTGATCAACCACGCTGGCAATGCCTCCTGGAAAGACTTCCACGAACTGACCCTGGATGAGTTTGAACTGTCCTGGCGCGTGTGCGCCTATGGCTCCTTTCTGTGTGCCAAAGAAGTGGTCGGCGATATGCTATCTGTGGGTAGTGGTGCTATCCTTTTCACTGGTGCCACTTCGTCCATTCGGGGCCGGGCAGGTGCCATTGCCTTTAGCAGTGCCAAGTTTGCGGTGCGCGGTCTGGCCTGGGCATTGGCCCGCGAGCTTTGGCCCAAGGGCATTCACGTGGCCCACGTTATCATAGATGGGGTGCTGGATACCCCCTTGTTGCACGAGAGAGGGGATGTCGAGGAGGGTGAACCGCTCATGAATATCGACGCCGTGGCCGATGCCTATTGGCGTCTGGTGCAACAGGACAAAGGCGCCTGGGGTTTCGAGATCGATTTACGACCCCACGATGAGGGGTTCTTCGAGTGAAGTCAATTGTGGGAATTACATACCAAAGTGCCCACACTATTGTACGCCAACAAAACATTTCAGGACAAATAAAAAATCTCGACCATAATTAGTCGAGGTTTTGTTGTGGGGTTATAGATGTATCTTTTCCTATTTGAGATGCCATGCGATAAACCGACAATTTTGAAGTAGCGTGTAATTACTTGACACTTGTTCCAATGCGGGAATGCCGCTTATAGTGATTTGTATATCCTTGTATTGCCTACCTTTAGCTTTACTATGAACCAATGCTGCCATTTGACCGAACAATTTTTGAGATTCTCTATGATTAAAAGATCCCATGTACCCCTTTGAACCAACAAGAATGCTCATCGATACAGTATCACTGCCGTATTGATCCTTATTTTGCCCCGTATTCACAATATGTCCTGTTACCGTGATACGCTTACTCTCCGGCGGATAAATGTCGCTGTGTAAAATTTGATCTATTTTCTTGGCTTTAATCCGAGCGTCCGTCATAATATCGTCGTAATTAAGATTGTTACCCTCAGCTACGTAGGCAGCCGCGCTACGGCTACCGTCGGTTTTACGTAACTCACGATCTATGCTATCCGTCCGCGCCCGACGCTGCGCTATTAGTTTATCAGTTTCAGAATAGTCAATTTTGGAGTAGTCAGGTCCTTCGCGTCTTTCGGAAATAGTTTCAACAAGAGCGGCGATAACTATAAGTCCTACAAAGATTACAACAAAAAAAGCACTGGCCTTAAAAAGCGGGTGTTTAGGGAATATACTACGATCTAAATCGTGAGGTGACTTGCGGGTATCATTTTGGCTCTCTGTGTAGGCTGAGTACAGCGGTTTTGGGTTTATTGCAATTTTTGGTTTATTCAACTTATTAGTATTAGAAGTAGATCGTTTTTCTACATTATTTGTAAGGGCCATAGCTAAAGAGATAATCCACCCAATTACTGTCCATCCAAGAAATAGATTGATCACTAAAATGGAAGCCCTATTATTATGACGGGACGCATACGCTAAAATGGTCGGAATAGCATAAAATGCCAGCAAAAGTAGAATTTCCATGTAAAAACCCCTCAATTGTGTGAATGTCGCAAGTTATGTCACAAGATTGTCGCAAGTTCAGTGGGCATTTCTCTACATTTGAATGCCCATTACGCCAGAGAAGTCAAGTACCACCACATCACCTGTCATTGCGGCATGGTTTTAGCCGCAATCCAGGGGTTTTGGTTGTCATTACTGTCGTCGTGCCTACGGCGTGGCGATATGGTTTTAAGCCGCTACGCGCAAGCACAATGTCAGTAATCCAGTTCGTTTTTTTTGTACTGG
This window harbors:
- a CDS encoding Gfo/Idh/MocA family oxidoreductase produces the protein MKLVVLSYSHHGRGMARTAHGLGHDIVGVMDGDAGPRQQLAEEFQCRGFESAGACLDACLPDAALVAGKHVEMPSHVQACVDRRVPYLLDKPFADCADRLRPVAEASEKYGVFSALVLPNRASRIVRVVKDMVADGSLGDLVLYSSRLNNGPPSRYDPTPSAWHNDPGISGGGCWAVEAAHGIDTFLQFVGDRRVSVVGAVMSNAMYSRGVEDSGIGVLRTDDGITGIVESGYSYPAGTRSGDHFFRFIGTKASVFEQYGRNGEPLIEVHTTEGVQFSEDISHGERMQRVMGKALDASREGNAFEPTIVDAVRILEIQDAVYAHARQGMMTHGPHPMGAQGL
- a CDS encoding Gfo/Idh/MocA family oxidoreductase → MLKCAIIGVSGGRARGLAEAYQHVTHGKFAAISTRTEESLHAFGDTFDVDIRYLDYREMFEKEQPDLVHVNTPPSVRLEVFEAAENAGVPAVLVEKPIAIQGEDWRAIKNFTTTAKTKIAVNHQLHFHPRRQHLQNIVQEGKIGDIRFIEASCGMNLAYQGTHALQSIAAFHPDGIPTKVMGQASGTDGLEDTPKKHFAPDQCIGAIEYADGLRAQLISGPFAPRVTNEDRTNVHKRIAAYGTRGYVHWTMWSWETGIDGHIERGTHEYPDEDILGQAAMTDAMLQWIEDDAKVHPLNLDLALRDFNIILGIYTSALEHRPVKLPFEPADNLIDALRTRL
- a CDS encoding NAD(P)-dependent oxidoreductase; protein product: MKVLVTGAAGQVGCRLVRQLLDQNCEVRGTILSDDPARSRLDGVDIELREGDLTDLSYVKDAVEGVDAVIHTANLVGPHFELNNQINLQVTRACEGVADRLERYVYTSSSGVFPNNGENVPCAYHPVDELHPKRPDGEYSMSKYFGEVMAERANRETGLRYSIVRPSHVLSGTKILNQFSVARVVNLLKKSQERPGTELYMADGTELWHDIEAKAASPQQPCSITDEDGRPWLYQPQDARDIAHCLVCALNSGAALGESFNAGAPEPFPFTEGARLIGERRGVEPLEVRVPLQYMYDHAIGKAKSLIDYRPQGDLNAMIESAFACEEGATDYTWD
- a CDS encoding Gfo/Idh/MocA family oxidoreductase translates to MDKIRVAFIGCGNMSSQLQRCIPLVPEFEFVATCDLVEEKARSNARRFGALRYYTDYNEMFKHEDLHAVAVVGRPEDKLHRDIGIACLQQGYHIYTEKPPATTSEGAKMLVDASVAAGKTGMVGTMWRHAPAHQIARELMDDEAFGDACQYHTRYMAPGPRLQEMGSPFAWPFMLDQVIHPTDCMRFFMGQVSEVFALGSVDGASGTVSISVNLRYGNGGIGTMTLGTGPVLEAMIFVKGTNSQAIQVFETRKLRRYRVPTWLDSGGGYADTPTEEWDLNTAFHSVGRPGYLEEMQHWAQSLQAGTQPHSSLEDAYQNMRVLEAISHSVETSEVVQISA
- a CDS encoding superinfection immunity protein; its protein translation is MEILLLLAFYAIPTILAYASRHNNRASILVINLFLGWTVIGWIISLAMALTNNVEKRSTSNTNKLNKPKIAINPKPLYSAYTESQNDTRKSPHDLDRSIFPKHPLFKASAFFVVIFVGLIVIAALVETISERREGPDYSKIDYSETDKLIAQRRARTDSIDRELRKTDGSRSAAAYVAEGNNLNYDDIMTDARIKAKKIDQILHSDIYPPESKRITVTGHIVNTGQNKDQYGSDTVSMSILVGSKGYMGSFNHRESQKLFGQMAALVHSKAKGRQYKDIQITISGIPALEQVSSNYTLLQNCRFIAWHLK
- a CDS encoding phytanoyl-CoA dioxygenase family protein; protein product: MDEKTDNLQDTYEPGEYDPALYKYAHIAESVDGFEKVSDEHIAQFHAQGFLPIQSAYSSAQVNDGMAAVKELIAGQNREFRGVQFERGRAKQVKRSEGHARELLVRKLTRFVGFDPRLDAFGEDPQLIDILTRIMGEPPKLFANQAMLKPPGIGREKPWHQDHAYFNVPRHTCIVSAWVALDPADPENGCMHVIPQSHRAGPVVHFKRRDWQICDTDVARNHITAVALQPGGVLLWHGRLHHGSPENRSNRRRRALQLHYIPGSIEEISSEERLAVYGSEGKDVTC
- a CDS encoding phytanoyl-CoA dioxygenase family protein, which produces MLDLELIEPSEVDRAAAVFHRDGLAVVTDALTDDQFAFLVEGAHRVVAEQTSAVPLEKANRGFARYSFGSQIHHPEWAMLVDLPTILPIIEAIFNSNQFVCSGAGGDYSLPGAKIQHLHRDMPDLINDPEQRVTVMDVPVPFIVVNFPMIDFSVENGATRFIRGTHRSRQAIPGLEDEPEWMKNSVACAPSKSAIFRDVRCWHGGTPNMSRDVRIMTSVGYYAPWFRRPGRDGEMPRAIYDSLSERGKALCRSIVALD
- a CDS encoding Gfo/Idh/MocA family oxidoreductase codes for the protein MDKPIRMAVVGVGRIGVFHARHVQELARETGVCDLVAVSDTYGDTASRVAAELQADQATEIHAFDDVSDLAAANLIDAALVASRTEDHERDARVLVDAGCRVLLEKPLTHSLASAEAFVADLNRDPRRKNALMLAFMRRFDAPLLRAKALLEQNAIGNVFKIVSVLEDPIPPPDGYNSAGLLSDMAVHNCDEILWLLGGPLPEYVAAFGSNLYNCTISTVEEDYDDAFLQMWFPGRTIGQVMVSRNHVAGYRNATWIYGDGGVIHVGHFQEDPHRVEVEAYGPDGVIYKESLPLRDYGSDVPVFITRFGESYKNELDYFITQCIDDAPFSVTHEDGLSAMRVAIAGGEAICAREDARKV
- a CDS encoding zinc-binding dehydrogenase translates to MKVAAIFGERKGGVIDVPDPKPKDNWALVKVHAAPMCTEYKGFTGGRKTTSLGHEAAGEVVEIAQPGRVSVGDRVAVMPQYPCGTCPLCISGDYIHCQQSANFAEFTGGEEGRATMAQYLLKPDWLLPKIPDDVSYEHGGMACCGLGPTFGAIQRMQINAYDTFMVTGLGPVGLGGVINSKHLGARVIAVDINPYRREKALELGADEAIDPLEENALQQIMDLTNGIGVDAAVDCSGAVSAHRLCIDAARRRGQVAFVGECGEETPLRISQDMIRKGITLVGSWHYNLKDVPKLMQVVRANTDKLNRMISHIFSLEDVQKAWELQTTGECAKVVLKPWG
- a CDS encoding SDR family NAD(P)-dependent oxidoreductase — encoded protein: MSKTAVISGVGSGLGAALVRKFASEGYQVGLLARSPGYIQDLAEELLQEGVKALALPTDITDPQQVIQSFARVREELGPVDVLINHAGNASWKDFHELTLDEFELSWRVCAYGSFLCAKEVVGDMLSVGSGAILFTGATSSIRGRAGAIAFSSAKFAVRGLAWALARELWPKGIHVAHVIIDGVLDTPLLHERGDVEEGEPLMNIDAVADAYWRLVQQDKGAWGFEIDLRPHDEGFFE